One Triticum dicoccoides isolate Atlit2015 ecotype Zavitan chromosome 4B, WEW_v2.0, whole genome shotgun sequence genomic window carries:
- the LOC119293887 gene encoding protein TORNADO 2-like: MALNYMGAAAINAVAALLSIPVIAAGIWLSTQADNACVQILQWPLIGLGVAVLAVGLAGFIGAFWRLPWLLLAYMVLMLLLVAALACLAVFIFVATTGSSVRPVPSRAFLEYDLADYSGWLRRRVADEPGRWDEIRTCLAATAPVCSELNQTYAAPQDFFAAWLTPMQSGCCKPPTRCGYTFVSATFWISPIDGAADPDCAAWSNDQDRLCYSCDSCKAGLLQNLRREWRRADVVLAVTVVALLAVYAMGCYAFRTARTDELFRRYRQGYT, translated from the coding sequence ATGGCGCTCAACTACATGGGCGCCGCGGCCATCAACGCGGTGGCGGCCCTTCTGTCCATCCCGGTGATCGCGGCCGGCATCTGGCTCTCCACGCAGGCCGACAACGCCTGCGTCCAGATCCTCCAGTGGCCGCTCATCGGCCTCGGCGTCGCCGTCCTCGCCGTCGGCCTCGCGGGCTTCATCGGCGCCTTCTGGCGCCTGCCCTGGCTCCTCCTGGCCTACATGGTCCTcatgctcctcctcgtcgccgcgcTCGCCTGCCTCGCCGTCTTCATCTTCGTTGCCACCACCGGCTCCTCCGTCCGCCCCGTGCCCAGCCGCGCCTTCCTCGAGTACGACCTTGCCGACTACTCCGGCTGGCTGCGCCGCCGCGTCGCCGACGAGCCAGGGAGGTGGGACGAGATCAGGACGTGCCTGGCCGCCACCGCGCCCGTCTGCTCCGAGCTCAACCAGACGTACGCCGCGCCGCAGGACTTCTTCGCCGCCTGGCTCACCCCGATGCAGTCCGGCTGTTGCAAGCCGCCGACGAGGTGCGGCTACACCTTCGTCAGCGCAACCTTCTGGATCAGCCCGATCGACGGCGCTGCCGACCCCGACTGCGCTGCCTGGAGCAACGACCAGGACAGGCTCTGCTACTCCTGCGACTCCTGCAAGGCCGGCCTACTGCAGAATCTCCGCAGGGAGTGGCGCCGCGCGGACGTCGTCCTCGCCGTTACCGTCGTTGCCCTCCTTGCAGTCTACGCCATGGGCTGCTACGCGTTCCGCACCGCCAGGACGGACGAGCTCTTCCGGCGCTACCGGCAGGGCTACACGTAA
- the LOC119293889 gene encoding inactive protein RESTRICTED TEV MOVEMENT 2-like, with the protein MAAARTYVDFVPSHELVEDTRKHTLVVNLPGFKKEHLRVQIDKYGRLRISGERPLEGGQWSRFRKEFQVPEGCDAGGIRARFEKDGVLHVTMPRLTPLEDEPKAAADAAADAEAGRLAAAAAAEEKKRQEETEEDARKCHAGDEDGHASDEGEGARQAASAGGQAYGFARDRSRSGMVRALLLAVAVALVGVAGLYARYRWMDPSAETAPADGAIVGLFDY; encoded by the exons ATGGCCGCTGCACGGACGTATGTCGACTTCGTGCCGTCGCACGAGCTCGTCGAGGACACCCGCAAGCATACCCTCGTCGTCAATCTCCCAG GGTTCAAGAAGGAGCACCTGAGGGTGCAGATCGACAAATACGGCCGGCTGAGGATCAGCGGCGAGCGGCCGCTGGAGGGCGGCCAGTGGAGCCGGTTCCGCAAGGAGTTCCAGGTCCCCGAGGGCTGCGACGCCGGCGGCATCCGCGCCAGGTTCGAGAAGGACGGCGTCCTCCACGTCACCATGCCCAGGCTCACGCCCCTCGAGGACGAACCAAAGGCCGCGGCCGACGCTGCCGCCGACGCAGAAGCTGGGcggctcgccgccgccgctgctgcagaAGAGAAGAAGCGCCAGGAGGAGACGGAGGAGGACGCGAGGAAGTGTCATGCGGGTGACGAGGACGGCCACGCCAGCGACGAAGGCGAAGGCGCACGCCAGGCGGCGTCTGCCGGTGGGCAGGCGTACGGCTTCGCCAGGGACCGGAGCAGGAGCGGGATGGTGCGGGCACTGCTCCTCGCCGTGGCCGTGGCCTTGGTTGGCGTTGCTGGCTTGTATGCTCGGTACAGGTGGATGGACCCGTCGGCTGAGACGGCGCCGGCAGATGGTGCTATCGTCGGCCTCTTTGACTACTGA